One genomic window of Salvelinus alpinus chromosome 9, SLU_Salpinus.1, whole genome shotgun sequence includes the following:
- the LOC139584276 gene encoding protein TASOR 2-like isoform X4, producing MEIDNGAVREGVLVPVLPGSKNFDNSIRPPLQNSYMYKESKQSFRYNSAFLINNATLQERYEAFRTKRRDMGYSEEEMEESYGFLLFDDENKANKVGETGVVPGHSTCTTLGDPSKGVYVSKYSDCLDLNRWYHGKSGYIAIIKLTKGRVREVTENYTVNYTSPSNEFDCHVSEQLSSVSANTSSFLAFERTQYYMYELPVGGAVQPPSHVCPFAIVAFSYWDTKTSASEEQEKSEEEKTVFHYYPWRGQLQISSQIYHVGLKSSTGPLIPAKLPTMMSVDGAIQMSDLRQKLPKAIFETCFSGEVSLEGMGCSLYELAPSEAEDTSLSQLTQDLKEKDLALTIQLNDNGFLILLHSSHFLTYEDTGSSKPEVLQGMFVFPDSRAIHRDTKVCWKKPSLSPECLQVVPALNYAETEVEKCLPSPSGELRGLLEQHIQSYASLIHPGLTISPSREASIFPDQFDVPDALKYLYSAPKWTEMGWKRLRSYFHQPGSFELSVSRATELLVAGREERGDEPDDDVYYCLSSPEGSPMSPASLGGPEEQQSGGKAPGDTADTAADFSKALVVSMEDFEKPGKTMEDSNASDKAVKEGNNLLSKEVQERLPSDLSKPLIPADDFGKPGLNKAHSNAPGITLPPKEVQEELPSDLFQPSVSADDSEKPGKTKADCNAPGVRTEDEGTSLIPEEVEVDVQEKVHSDLLQPAVSAEDLGKADLAALGKADCNAPEVGVANEETNLYLKEVQKDMPSGVSQPPVSAEVLRKPSPALATKPNSKAPEAGVEDNVRTLPQKEVQEEVPSDLSQLAVSAKAFGIASMRVMKKATEVTEVSTSPASGNLPTVLVITATERTETVLPHNENLDLINTESTTNNSSSLPCAKVQDKGGSALNGQRGKANQPSKPTEVSHSSISDWRKRPRKRHRFSGLGKRILRSTVADFEAKEKEDMESMDSSEVYLLKKRKERMDLIQVNPLQKEERMDVTQVHPLKMPRELMNLIQDPPLKKKEKVDVTQVHPLKMPRELRNLIQDPPLKMKSKDLIHYHPLRNKESMDLIHDDHPLKKKTERWDLKAIISECGRIFVPHGSEVIAKDIESLKIKGKVLDHKQCADEMMVEACIKVPQPIETGDGPNLELNKSDENKDLPIDSKDSLHEVKMADVGKMASLNPSELVLNKDTDSPSSGKHKKKRQYVAISLSQLKTVLSRGGKRNTSINPAPEDQTSPLNKKSKADTPGMDKMENDNINKANPDRTTGAVEVAKEQTFGLDPKFALALGLTPTELHNDAHKSPEKSDIPLKKDIQDRLDLVPPQATSDQTSEALPSSPSTTIISASERRPFKKKHEHADSIRKKCSILQVPISEGLQQHRKDIFADGSQTLRAFLCQQKDQNRKEPGLSPESLSKGIGCKQKFHRFRRFIEKDGSVQVTRLWKENYNFNSDSKFTNDPKDKTVIRALHGPWDFDIKDTKEQVQLIIHMWIGLFYSRSTARFCQADSTLTCLEKMDSTEVGHGTVPAQVPPETKTSSPAYIALSRIPEPEVLDLSSMGKKEAQPLSLEAEVLDLSMKTTSTVLVSLDTESKQIIDCKNQPLYRKATGLHKETISCPKRSTGVELKVYRDRVDSMMSEKSSDLGDDEDYETNNHENDSKGTLQNGVSPYERTLESDRSYILLCEQAASVYIHQEKLLETETAQVLEGNNKKLIQKEEEMTGDGEPNAACLKTMGSKDVNKEQQLKDNDSVKTMPYTEVQMDGDAVNMADTVESNANEARDGAHVVICDGSESKEEMHKVDHNVKDSVEAAKPEAVHTGKDTTNKEITKAQTAVHVGKDFIDKDKALKAVHSENVPRDYGNTKDQVQTAMQDGNDTRDETLPAMICGEDSGDKAPPVVCDGNTSVAEALPEISHTDIDSQKATLSVVHGGNDPRDTTLPVKCNGKLYIDVEPTVVHDINGSTDEELPMGQVGDVSAGTSRVLPEMHGEIKCKDDELPTQVFTVCDGNMPFVGEFDTLIQPNNVLGVAKHEIDEADVETKQQEKELMQGQSKSDDVTTQSSTTFPPGSQHSQDETSERLTGQVEIPPIPREDIAHTDVLHSIGEASEMAQGQVEIPFIGVEIPFIGVEKDSQDINHTEVHDTHPSQKETLITVCDSANVLSAEMLAKIVSKGTESVSRCPTVDEVLYGYIPIPDICSASLAICDADGVSKPLSTGEGYSRCPTPTEYEPPFVPGFSYVHHTPNTVLLPNAKDTNSPNLDSGLALIENEKDHHEPSLSLYKARAATGLHKLHKYSNNNKPNNLEAIDNQFSQILADPRKNPIATSTPLNTPSSSLKERSDYDPYSNMRLAAVEPDLHAHSSRHLLHSFSYSFPNTHCSLTEKAAFSVPSIHPEVLSNETTVTGNFSEIALERETCLRPALSELILQSTRLSIPAGSGPTAASQNLSVHSFTQPQPNSQQPAMIVNLSKSEDSRGQYNWEEGQTDIDPMSSDVLKSKQTDTPVRSNTNAHPYNTEYAREMRQIAVLQDYEDVMADEDVMGENEAPSVDKDKIESSLETNWISDDKHLRSKFRLNKTRLDFINSLRQSQEWEQREFDGVLDFSKQGISSSVTFQSEESDKILSRMEENQQEWLKYCRATGSGSQMDRTKEEDSSVAKPRLVTVLDHKGNRITYENYPVLKPTASMHTRTVPDSNRQGLSSFLEFSKRWDDTHNADESDLTQSSMDLETLIFSERMNQMLKRKSSSSSRYIRSRHRRSNVEERASTSSPAVTVHFSSLQEDQDGSEEHWEAIPSLAGQKIRVEMPERMAMPEETDGEPQHLKKLSCTKGSEMTHVKVSDLVVDSFKAYHAMMTEVCAGKKYPSRTERLKREEAKRNSSPKSRAPSKDFCGQMKEDMYDSLHDNLNSVVRQSCKNKFRFYILVTSSDPFFRETKELLEAEGHIAVEQSQFCLGKESPSCPLHIILRNEDIAEHICEVPHLLELKKSQNVLFAGIDRPDDIVNLTHQELFGKGGFVVFEGAALHTLSLSNMKKMSGFLEGLSKKGKWKWLLHYRDSRKLKENARSSVEAQGKKIFMDVCQEAGMVEVLPYHECDVISRERPNYLHCLVRLQVQNVSARLPVFITDTTADKAFAKHGIFTMNINSFLLISQSDTCTIS from the exons TGTCTCTGGAAGGAATGGGTTGCAGTCTGTATGAGCTTGCACCCAGTGAGGCTgaagacacctctctctctcagctcacaCAGGACCTCAAGGAGAAAGACCTG GCCCTCACAATACAACTGAATGATAATGGTTTTCTTATACTGTTACATTCATCTCACTTCCTCACATATGAAG ATACTGGGTCCAGTAAGCCAGAGGTATTGCAGGGGATGTTTGTGTTTCCAGACTCCAGAGCTATACATAGAG ACACCAAGGTCTGCTGGAAGAAGCCCTCCCTCTCACCAGAGTGCCTCCAGGTGGTGCCGGCACTGAACTACGCAGAGACAGAGGTGGAAAAGTGCCTCCCTTCACCAAGTGGGGAGCTACGTGGTTTACTAGAGCAGCATATCCAGAGCTACGCTTCCCTCATCCACCCTGGGCTTACCATCAGTCCATCCAGGGAGGCCAGCATCTTCCCAGATCAGTTTGATGTTCCCGACGCCCTCAAATACCTCTACTCCGCCCCCAAGTGGACTGAGATGGGATGGAAACGTCTCAGATCTTATTTCCACCAGCCAGGCTCCTTTGAGCTGTCGGTGTCCAGAGCCACGGAGCTTCTGGTGGCAGGGCGAGAGGAGCGAGGAGATGAGCCGGATGATGATGTCTACTACTGTCTGTCATCTCCAGAGGGGTCCCCCATGAGTCCTGCTAGTCTGGGTGGCCCAGAGGAGCAGCAGTCAGGGGGAAAGGCCCCAGGAGACACAGCTGACACAGCAGCAGACTTTAGTAAAGCACTTGTAGTGTCAATGGAGGACTTTGAGAAACCTGGTAAGACTATGGAAGACAGTAATGCATCAGACAAAGCAGTAAAGGAAGGGAATAACTTGCTTTCGAAGGAAGTGCAAGAAAGGTTGCCCTCGGATCTTAGCAAGCCTCTAATCCCTGCAGACGATTTTGGGAAACCTGGCTTGAACAAGGCACACAGTAATGCACCAGGGATAACTTTGCCTCCAAAAGAGGTGCAGGAGGAGCTCCCCTCTGATCTTTTTCAGCCTTCTGTGTCGGCAGATGACTCTGAAAAACCTGGGAAGACCAAGGCTGACTGTAATGCACCAGGGGTAAGAACAGAGGATGAAGGGACAAGTTTGATCCCAGAGGAGGTTGAAGTTGATGTACAAGAAAAGGTGCATTCTGATCTTTTACAGCCTGCAGTCTCTGCAGAGGACTTGGGGAAAGCTGACCTGGCAGCATTGGGCAAGGCAGACTGCAACGCACCAGAGGTAGGAGTAGCGAATGAAGAGACTAACTTGTACCTGAAGGAGGTGCAAAAGGATATGCCCTCTGGTGTTTCACAGCCTCCAGTCTCTGCAGAGGTCTTGAGGAAACCTAGTCCGGCCCTGGCGACCAAGCCCAATAGCAAGGCACCAGAGGCAGGCGTAGAGGATAATGTGAGAACTTTGCCTCAGAAGGAGGTGCAAGAGGAGGTTCCCTCTGATCTTTCCCAGCTTGCAGTGTCGGCAAAGGCTTTTGGGATAGCCAGTATGAGAGTGATGAAAAAGGCCACAGAGGTGACAGAGGTTTCAACCTCACCTGCATCAGGTAACCTCCCAACAGTGTTAGTCATCACTGCCACTGAAAGAACTGAAACCGTTTTACCTCACAATGAGAACCTTGACTTGATCAACACAGAGTCCACCACAAATAACTCCTCCAGTTTGCCTTGTGCCAAAGTACAGGATAAGGGCGGAAGTGCTCTCAATGGGCAACGTGGCAAGGCCAATCAGCCTTCAAAACCCACAGAGGTCAGTCATTCCTCTATATCTGATTGGAGGAAACGGCCAAGgaaacgtcatagatttagcggATTGGGTAAAAGGATCTTGAGGTCTACAGTGGCTGACTTTGAAGCGAAAGAAAAAGAGGACATGGAAAGTATGGATTCAAGTGAAGTCTACCTATTGAAAAAGAGGAAGGAACGGATGGATTTAATTCAAGTTAACCCATTGCAAAAGGAGGAAAGGATGGATGTAACCCAAGTTCACCCATTGAAAATGCCAAGAGAACTGATGAATTTGATCCAAGATCCCCCATTGAAAAAGAAGGAAAAGGTGGATGTGACCCAAGTTCACCCATTGAAAATGCCAAGAGAATTGAGGAATTTGATCCAAGATCCCCCATTGAAAATGAAAAGCAAGGATTTAATCCACTATCACCCATTGAGAAATAAAGAAAGTATGGATTTGATTCATGACGACCATCCATTGAAAAAGAAGACAGAACGGTGGGACTTGAAGGCAATCATCTCCGAATGCGGTAGAATCTTTGTCCCTCATGGTTCAGAAGTTATCGCCAAGGATATAGAATCATTGAAAATTAAGGGGAAAGTGTTAGATCACAAACAATGTGCTGACGAGATGATGGTTGAAGCTTGTATCAAAGTCCcccaacccatagaaacaggagatggacctAACCTAGAGTTGAACAAGTCAGATGAGAACAAAGATTTGCCCATAGACAGTAAAGACAGTCTGCATGAGGTCAAAATGGCTGATGTAGGCAAGATGGCCTCTCTGAATCCCTCAGAACTGGTCCTGAACAAAGACACGGATTCTCCTTCCTCAGGAAAACACAAAAAGAAGCGTCAATATGTCGCAATATCCCTCAGTCAACTAAAGACAGTTCTTTCAAGAGGGGGAAAGCGGAATACATCCATCAATCCTGCTCCAGAAGATCAAACATCACCCTTGAACAAGAAAAGCAAGGCTGATACTCCTGGCATGGATAAAATGGAAAATGATAATATCAACAAAGCCAACCCGGACAGAACCACAGGTGCTGTTGAAGTTGCAAAGGAACAGACATTTGGCCTAGACCCAAAGTTTGCACTAGCATTAGGCTTGACTCCTACGGAGTTGCATAATGACGCACACAAATCTCCAGAAAAAAGTGATATTCCGTTAAAGAAAGATATTCAGGACAGACTGGACCTGGTCCCACCTCAAGCCACATCTGACCAAACATCTGAGGCTTTGCCTAGCTCACCTTCAACAACAATCATCTCGGCGAGTGAGAGGAGACCATTCAAAAAGAAACACGAGCATGCAGACTCCATTAGGAAAAAAT GTTCAATCCTTCAAGTCCCAATTTCGGAGGGACTTCAGCAGCATCGCAAGGATATCTTTGCTGACGGATCTCAAACACTACGGGCCTTCCTGTGTCAGCAGAAGGACCAGAACAGGAAGGAACCCGGATTGTCTCCGGAATCCCTGAGCAAAGGAATCGGGTGCAAGCAGAAGTTCCATCGCTTCCGGAGGTTCATTGAAAAAGATGGCTCAGTTCAAGTGACAAGGCTGTGGAAGGAAAACTACAACTTTAATTCAGACAGCAAGTTTACCAACGACCCTAAGGATAAAACAGTTATTAGAGCCCTACATGG CCCATGGGATTTTGACATTAAGGACACAAAGGAACAGGTTCAGCTCATTATCCACATGTGGATAGGTCTTTTCTACAGCAGGTCCACTGCGAGGTTCTGCCAGGCAGACTCAACTCTAACATGTTTGGAAAAAATGGATTCTACAGAAGTGGGTCATGGAACGGTACCAGCCCAGGTTCCACCTGAGACCAAGACAAGTTCCCCTGCTTATATAGCCCTCTCCAGGATACCAGAACCTGAAGTTTTGGACCTTAGTAGCATGGGTAAAAAAGAAGCACAACCATTAAGCCTGGAAGCTGAGGTATTGGACCTTTCAATGAAAACAACCTCAACTGTGCTAGTCTCTCTAGACACAGAGTCTAAGCAGATAATAGATTGTAAAAATCAACCATTATACCGAAAAGCAACTGGCCTGCACAAGGAAACCATCTCTTGTCCGAAACGAAGTACAGGTGTTGAGTTAAAG GTTTACAGAGACCGTGTGGACAGCATGATGTCAGAAAAATCAAGTGACCTGGGTGATGATGAAGACTATGAAACCAACAACCATGAGAATGACAGCAAGGGTACCCTCCAAAATGGTGTGTCCCCTTACGAAAGAACTTTGGAAAGTGATCGATCGTACATACTTCTGTGTGAACAGGCAGCAAGTGTGTACATTCATCAAGAAAAGCTCCTGGAGACTGAAACTGCTCAGGTTTTGGAGGGCAACAACAAAAAGCTCATCcaaaaggaggaggagatgaCGGGTGATGGAGAACCAAATGCAGCGTGTCTTAAAACCATGGGCTCTAAAGATGTCAATAAGGAGCAACAACTTAAAGATAACGATTCAGTCAAAACAATGCCATACACAGAAGTGCAGATGGATGGTGATGCTGTCAATATGGCTGACACAGTTGAGAGTAATGCAAATGAAGCCAGAGATGGGGCTCACGTTGTCATCTGTGATGGCAGTGAGTCAAAAGAGGAGATGCACAAAGTAGATCACAACGTGAAGGATTCTGTTGAAGCCGCAAAACCAGAAGCAGTGCATACTGGGAAAGATACCACAAACAAGGAAATCACTAAAGCACAAACTGCTGTGCATGTTGGGAAGGATTTCATTGATAAAGATAAGGCACTCAAAGCAGTGCACAGTGAAAATGTTCCCAGAGATTATGGAAACACCAAAGACCAGGTGCAAACTGCAATGCAGGATGGGAATGATACTAGAGATGAGACCCTACCAGCGATGATTTGTGGAGAAGATTCAGGAGATAAAGCACCACCTGTGGTGTGTGATGGGAATACGTCTGTGGCTGAGGCACTACCAGAGATATCACATACTGACATTGATTCCCAAAAAGCAACACTGTCAGTGGTGCATGGTGGAAATGATCCGAGAGATACGACACTACCTGTGAAATGTAATGGCAAGCTGTACATAGACGTAGAACCCACTGTAGTGCATGATATAAATGGTTCCACGGATGAGGAACTACCAATGGGGCAGGTTGGGGATGTTTCTGCTGGGACTAGCAGGGTACTGCCAGAAATGCATGGTGAGATTAAATGTAAAGATGATGAACTGCCCACGCAAGTATTTACAGTATGCGATGGGAATATGCCTTTTGTAGGCGAGTTTGACACACTCATTCAGCCCAATAATGTTTTAGGAGTGGCTAAACATGAAATAGATGAGGCTGATGTAGAAACTAAACAACAGGAAAAAGAATTGATGCAGGGTCAGAGTAAATCTGATGATGTCACAACTCAAAGTTCCACAACATTCCCGCCAGGGTCCCAACATTCTCAAGACGAGACATCAGAAAGACTGACAGGTCAGGTGGAAATACCACCGATTCCCAGGGAAGACATCGCACACACAGATGTTCTACATTCAATAGGTGAGGCATCAGAGATGGCGCAAGGTCAGGTAGAAATTCCATTTATTGGAGTAGAAATACCATTCATTGGAGTAGAGAAGGATAGCCAGGATATTAATCACACAGAGGTGCATGATACTCACCCAAGTCAGAAAGAGACACTGATCACAGTCTGTGATAGTGCTAATGTGTTATCAGCTGAAATGCTAGCAAAAATAGTTTCAAAGGGAACAGAATCAGTCAGTCGATGCCCAACTGTGGATGAGGTGCTGTATGGTTACATCCCCATTCCTGACATCTGCAGCGCCTCCTTGGCCATCTGCGATGCCGATGGGGTCAGCAAACCCCTCAGCACTGGGGAAGGTTACAGCAGATGCCCAACTCCTACAGAATACGAGCCACCTTTCGTTCCAGGATTTTCTTATGTACATCACACACCAAACACTGTTTTGTTGCCCAATGCGAAAGACACCAACAGTCCCAACCTCGATAGTGGTCTTGCGCTCATTGAAAATGAAAAGGATCATCATGAACCAAGTCTTAGTCTCTATAAAGCTAGGGCTGCTACTGGGTTGCACAAGCTGCATAAATACAGCAACAATAACAAACCAAATAATCTGGAAGCCATTGATAATCAGTTCTCTCAAATATTGGCTGATCCTCGCAAGAACCCAATCGCCACTAGCACACCTCTCAACACTCCCTCATCTTCTTTAAAGGAAAGAAGCGATTACGATCCATATTCAAATATGCGACTTGCCGCTGTTGAACCAGACCTGCATGCTCATTCAAGTCGCCATTTGCTGCATAGTTTCTCTTACTCCTTTCCCAACACCCACTGTTCCTTAACAGAGAAAGCTGCCTTCTCTGTGCCATCAATCCACCCGGAAGTTCTGTCCAATGAAACAACAGTAACTGGGAACTTTAGTGAAATCGCTTTAGAAAGAGAGACTTGTTTGCGTCCTGCCTTAAGTGAGCTCATCCTACAGTCCACCCGTCTGAGTATTCCAGCGGGCAGTGGACCTACAGCAGCTTCTCAGAACCTTTCAGTGCACAGTTTTACTCAGCCCCAGCCAAACAGCCAGCAACCTGCCATGATTGTGAATCTCTCCAAGAGTGAGGACAGCAGAGGACAGTACAACTGGGAAGAAGGACAAACAGATATCGATCCTATGTCTTCAGATGTCCTAAAAAGCAAACAAACCGATACCCCTGTCCGCTCAAACACTAATGCTCACCCTTATAACACAGAGTATGCCAGAGAGATGAGACAGATTGCAGTTTTGCAAGATTATGAGGATGTTATGGCTGATGAGGATGTTATGGGTGAAAATGAGGCGCCTTCTGTAGATAAAGACAAAATTGAATCCAGTTTAGAGACCAATTGGATATCAGATGACAAACATTTAAGAAGTAAATTCCGGTTGAATAAAACAAGACTTGACTTCATCAACTCTTTACGCCAGTCTCAGGAATGGGAGCAAAGGGAATTTGATGGGGTTTTGGACTTCAGCAAGCAAGGCATTTCCTCGTCGGTTACCTTCCAGTCTGAAGAATCAGACAAAATACTTTCCCGTATGGAAGAGAACCAACAGGAGTGGTTAAAGTATTGTAGGGCTACGGGGAGTGGCAGCCAGATGGATAGGACCAAGGAAGAAGACTCCTCAGTGGCAAAGCCACGCTTAGTTACCGTTTTGGATCACAAAGGAAACAGAATCACCTATGAAAACTATCCCGTTTTGAAACCTACAGCAAGCATGCACACACGGACAGTTCCTGACTCAAACAGACAGGGCTTGAGCAGTTTTCTGGAGTTCTCCAAGAGGTGGGATGATACACATAACGCTGATGAATCTGATCTTACACAGTCATCTATGGATCTGGAGACCCTCATCTTCTCAGAGAGAATGAACCAGATGCTAAAACGtaagagtagtagcagcagcaggtaCATCCGATCGAGACACCGCAGGTCAAACGTAGAAGAAAGAGCTTCCACCAGTAGCCCGGCTGTGACAGTGCACTTTTCCAGTCTACAGGAGGATCAGGACGGCTCCGAGGAGCACTGGGAGGCGATACCGTCACTTGCAGGACAAAAGATCAGAGTGGAGATGCCTGAAAGGATGGCTATGCCTGAAGAAACAGATGGAGAACCTCAGCATCTTAAGAAATTGTCCTGTACAAAGGGCAGTGAGATGACGCATGTAAAAGTTTCAGATCTGGTTGTGGATAGTTTCAAGGCGTACCATGCTATGATGACCGAGGTCTGCGCAGGCAAAAAATACCCATCCAGAACTGAGAGACTCAAGAGGGaagaagcaaagagaaacagttcGCCAAAGTCTCGAGCTCCAAGCAAAGACTTCTGTGGGCAGATGAAAGAGGACATGTATGACAGCCTGCAtgataatctgaactctgttgtGAGACAGTCATGTAAGAACAAATTCAGGTTCTACATACTGGTGACATCATCTGACCCATTCTTCAGAGAGACGAAG GAGCTGTTAGAAGCAGAGGGCCACATTGCggtagaacagtctcaattctGCCTTGGAAAGGAAAGTCCATCCTGCCCTCTACACATCATCTTAAGGAACGAAGATATTGCTGAACACATTTGTGAG GTCCCTCACTTGCTTGAGTTAAAGAAGTCTCAGAATGTGTTGTTTGCTGGTATTGACCGTCCTGATGACATCGTGAACCTGACCCACCAAGAACTCTTCGGCAAAGGCGGTTTTGTGGTGTTTGAGGGAGCAGCTCTgcacacactcagtctca gcaACATGAAGAAAATGTCTGGTTTCCTGGAGGGACTGAGTAAAAAAGGGAAGTGGAAATGGCTGTTGCACTACAGAGACAGCCGGAAACTGAAAGAGAACGCACG GTCTAGTGTGGAAGCACAGGGCAAAAAAATCTTCATGGATGTCTGCCAGGAGGCTGGAATGGTGGAGGTCTTACCCTACCATGAATGTGATGTCATTTCAAGGGAACGACCCAACTACCTCCACTGTCTAGTTCGCCTACAGGTCCAGAATGTATCGGCTCGTTTACCTGTATTTATAACTG ACACAACGGCAGACAAAGCGTTTGCAAAACATGGGATCTTCACAATGAATATTAACTCTTTCCTGCTGATTTCTCAGAGTGACACATGCACTATTTCTTAA